One Hyperolius riggenbachi isolate aHypRig1 chromosome 12, aHypRig1.pri, whole genome shotgun sequence genomic window, CAGTGTGGCCACGCACAAACCTACAAGTTTGCTCTGTAAAGAAAATATGAAGAATCCCCATGACCAGTTTGGTTcattttttaagctgcataaatttgattAAAAGTACCATAAAATGTAACCAACCATCCTCATTAGTAACCGAGTTTGCACATAGGACGTAAAATGGTGTGACTAATCTAATGGAGAAGAGGATCAGTTTGGACCAAATATATCCATTGTGAAGCAGCCTAACTGACAGGAAGACATCAGGAGTTCATAAACTAACAGCAGATTAAACATACTGCTCAAACGATTAACTTTGGGCATACTTTGGGTTTAACAATTTACGCatagaaccagtaacgcgtaaaaatgtatgtgttaatgttcctgcactagtgggaatgcgtaaaaacgtacgcaatgcgtcccgccgacctccgaggtcggaaagctgccagcgggggactggagcagcagtgagtgactacgagggcacaggatggcagcatggggctggtagaagccccaggtaagtgaaactcatttttttattttgcttggaccttccctttaaagtatgcGTAGAAGCGGCAAGATGCTGTATAAGGCAGTTAGGATGATTTCACAGACAATAAAAAGCAACAGAAAGAACAGATGTATTAGCAGGTGCTATTTACATATTGGTTTCTCAGCTCTGATATGATTAGCCGTAAGCTTATATACTCCTTTTCATCGATTTCTGTCACAGTACGCCGATAGTCTTCCTGCAAGAGATTAAAACACACTcattaacagtgaaaaaaacatttaataaaaaaaatatatattaagacAAAAGCAAAGGAGTGGTTAATACGTGATACAAGTGTTTAACAACGAAAAGGGTTCCGGACATttgagcgccaccatagactgtaagggAATAGTAATCTACGCCACAAAAAATTCCAATAGCAGGGCGAGACATTTTTTCGTCGCCCTCTTTGCATATATGCGTTTAACAATGGATTTACAACACACACTAAATGATGAAAGAACAGCATAACATATTCAGAAAGAACGCAATGTAATAAAGAGAGAAAGGCACAATCACATACGTTATGGTACTACTAGCTGGTCGAGCTTGCTACACTGCACGGAGCAAGCATGAGCGAGCCATCCCACAGCACGCgcgcaccagccaatcagcgccacagccaatcacagtggggCAGGAGGGAGACAGTGGTTGTCTTAGAAATACTTATAGACTAACCTATAAAACACACAATTTATTTGCAACGTCAAGAACTTACCACATGGGGATATTTTGCTATTTTGGAAACCAGTTTCGCCCGAGTAATATAGTATCTAAAGGGTAAAAACAGTACTTTAAAGATGCAAAATAGTTTGCTAGCATGGACACAGGTAAACACTAGGGTCATGTCACTTCAATACATGATAATGGAGTTGCTTGGGCTATCAACAGTAACCAAGTGCCACAAATTATTAGCAGACTTTGATCTAACTATTAAAGTGTATGGATATACTTGAGACTAAGTGCACCTCTGCAGTGCACTGTCCAACCcattattgtgcatttatatgGTGCTGTAATATTTCCCATAGTGCTTTACTTTGGTGGAAAACCAAAATTACCAACCAGCACATTCTTAGGAATTTTGAAATGTGGGAGGTAACCAGATTACTCAGAGCCAACCCATGTAAACACCATGCAGATTGTCTTATGCTGGGTTTactccatacaattttctgttagattcttctgttagattcttctgttagaatgcataattagattattttctgtagagactggtctactctggtgcattgtctgtttatctcctgccgagtagaacaatgcccaattgcttggcagatagataaagttcaacatgttggaaatgtatctatcttacgatctatctggcaggtaaatctaacagaaaattgtatggtgtaaacccagcattagcCAAGTTCCAAACCTGAAGCTAAAGGAAACAGTGCTAACCACACTGCCACCCATACAAAAGGTTTCCTGTGACAAGATTTGCAGAACTATGAGCACAAGGGCTGCTGCttttcaaaacaaaaacaaaagaaactCAACTTCATGTTGAAAAGCTTCAGCCTGAAACAATTACTGAACTTCATTACCCCCAAGGCTCTGGGAGCCCATGCACTTGTCTATGGGAAAACCAACATCAATCAGTATCAGTAGTTTCACAGCCATGACCAATaatccctgaccccccccccgtgaGGCAGTTTTGAACATACTGCTCCAGCAGAACATTAGTGTGGAAATGGTGTCTTGGCACGTAGCCGTGCATTTATTTACAACATTCAACAGCAACGTTATGAAACTGTCGATTTTCTAATGTCAGggcttcattcatttttgtgtggTAGCCACTAAAACAGTTTCCACTTGCTTGAAGTCATTATTTTTTGTCTGCTCATCTGCAGGTTCCTAAGACATTGATGCATGTTTTTATATGCTTCTTAGTTGAGGGGATAACCCAACAGTAACAAAAGCTTCATTCTGCAATATCCCACCTGGAAATCTGATCGAGATAAGATGCTGCTTCACTCTCTACTGTTCGTAATTCAGTCACAGTCTCTTCCTAAATAGGAATGAAACAGAAGAGCAGAAATCATTAAAACTGTCAACTTAGTTCAGCTAAAATGTATAGTTTAAAATTCTTTGGTTTTGCCAAATTCAGAACACTCTgaacacagaaagaaaaaaaaaaaaaaaacaaaaaaaaaaaaccacctctGCTTGCCATTCATTTTATGTCTTTTTCAGTATTTCTAAGCAGTCTcagtttttggtctcttttagtccccctatactttcctagtgccgtttagtcaccccaagctgcttggtttctctgatgtactggtccaagccctatcccatacagccatatcaattcctgccatgcactgaggaggactaaaagtctgaaacaggctgtcggcATAATGGGTTAATGTGGATCTGTAAAATTTGAAGCTATGGGCTTGctttacaccagcggttctggatgcaaacctggcttcaggggcataaagagataagttgcatattcagtagtagtgcattgtgggtaaccacagatgtttacTTAatgctgaataattgcaaataccctctattttaagaaggcaatccacactaagcattgctttttagtaggagggcttttcagtctcttttggtCCCCTATACTGCCCTAGTGTTTTGGGGTCAACCCGAGCTGCTGAGTTGCTCTCTTAGTATTCTTACTAATTACATCAACTCAAGGCACATATATGAATGTACCAGATAGTTTGGTAAACAGTGTCCCTAAAGGTTATCTAATCCAAACATTTATTTAGCTAAAAGCCTGTTTTGAAATGAAAGAACAAAATAATAAATCAGTTACTCCCTGTAGTGTtaccaagtgtgttagatacaacAGTGTTGTCCTGTTTCTTTCACACCTAGATGTAAAGGTCAATTATGTAAAAGATTGGTTTTTAATTGGTTTCTCAAATTAAAGAGCCTAATATAGAGCGAGACTAAAGCAAAACACACACATCCGAGTAGTGTCACCCTGTATAGAGGCTTCCGACAACATTTGTGATGTGGGGCCAAACGCTAAGTTTCTGGTTATCAAAGTGGCACTTCTGATATGTTATATCTGCAGTAAAAGTGAGGTTTACCTGGATAGACACTCCAAAATTGTTACCATCCTCTATCCTTGGAATAAGAAGCTGAACCCACATTTTTACCTGTGTTAAGAAAGTAAACATCACATAATGCACAGAAGAAAACCATTTTTAGTGTATAATTTTAGCTTAAATGCTGCAGCAACATAACAGAACTATATTTTCCCCATTATTTCCCCACTGGTACTCAGTAGTAGTAATAACATATGGTACTAAACTGCTGTGTTTTAGgagcagaaagaaatatgcaTGGTCCAAACACTGAAGTAGAACTTCAGTCACAATGTTCTATCGGATAGAACGTTGTGACTGAAGAATCTATCCCCTTCAGATACAGAAAAGAAGGTTCAAACTCATAGTACCTTTATTGCCTTTTCCCCAATGGGGAGATTTCacatcacttcctcttcctgaagCCAAGGCAGAGAAGATCTCATCAAAGGCAGGGGGAATATTAGGAACACCACCTTTAACACAGCGTCACTATGTCCGACTGTCATTCAGCTCAGAAGACATTCATTACACAACAAAGACCACACAAAGTAGTCTATGTGACACTAAAAAGCCCTGTCTGGGGCTCCATTTCAATATTATGGCACCATGTAGGTAGCACATATAAAAATAGAATATAGACGTTGTAGACGAGTTTGTGATAAATGTATGTTTCACATTAGGACCAGCCTCTCTTGCATGAGACATAATTGTAGCACAGCTGCTGTCTTGGTGTCCTCCTGGTCCGATATGTTGGGCTTCTGTAGCCAAATGAATGTCCACAACCCAGGGGCTACTGCAGTTACAAGTCTGtaagaactgcgcatgtgcaaaatgCTCCTGGCCTTGGGAGTGTGAACGAGGAGGAATGCAGCCAGGACGAAGCATACGCTGAAGCACGTGACTTGGCCAGTTGCAGCGTTTTATGGGTGTTACAGCAGCACAATGGATTGAActgggaggacacagagggagctcaaggactacagagggctggaagaagccccaagtaagtaaaatcCATTTGTTCCCCCATCACAGGAACACTTTAAGCCAATCAATCCTGGTATCTGATCAATTAGCTGACAAATTATCAACAAACCAGCAGCTAGAGAGCTTTTATTGCTTGGATTTAATTTCTCCCAGGATCACTGGAAATTTGCATGTTGGAGAAAATgcttttttggcatataagacgctctggaatataagagacacctaggtttagagagatTGATACACAcagactaaacctggtgcgtccatgttccaggagcatcttgtatatGTTCTCCTCCAATCATTGccctcatgtgtccccttcttTTCTCCCGTGTCCCCTCATAATCCCATGTCCTACTCCAGTCCCTGTAGGCCACTTCTATTCCCGTGTCGTCTGTCCCCGtgtccaccccacacacaccaacaGTGTGTTTCACTTCATCCAGTAACCCCCGCAGTGATTGCAGATCTCTCCTCTCTGGCGCTGCTCCTCTAGTACTAGGGAAGCCGTACAGGGGAGGAGAGGTCTGTGATGactgtacttacacatgggaagcAGAGACAGGGTGGGGGCGCGGGGTGATGCAGGGAGTCCAAAACGTATCGGCGGATGATCATACGGTCGGGGATTCTCTGTACTTGGCATACAATACTCTGGGACTTTTCTCCCCgtcttttggggaaaaaaactgcGTCTAATATGACGAAAAAAGGACATTACTCACCTCTTGCAACCAAACTAGTGAACATGAGACTCCCATCAATCAAACCTTTACATGGGGTTCATGGAACTGCTTTTAAACTGAGCACACCTGTACAATAACTATGGCTAGCTCATACCCATTTCAAATGCGTCACTTGCACGTTTGTACAGCACTAACATACTCACTGTGTTACATTTCTCAATGAGTAGCCGGATCTCAGGTTTCACTTTCTCTATGATTTCAACGAGCGGCGCATTACTCTTCAGCATTCCATTGGGCATCACAAAAACTTTAGTtcctattaaaacaaaaaaggaagATCTTTTATAGA contains:
- the PSME3 gene encoding proteasome activator complex subunit 3 isoform X1 translates to MSSLLKVDGELKKKVDCFRERITNEAEDLVASFFPKKLLELDSFLKEPMLNIQDLTQIHSEMNLPVPDPILLTNSHDGLDTPNLKKRKLEDGEDNCTGTKVFVMPNGMLKSNAPLVEIIEKVKPEIRLLIEKCNTVKMWVQLLIPRIEDGNNFGVSIQEETVTELRTVESEAASYLDQISRYYITRAKLVSKIAKYPHVEDYRRTVTEIDEKEYISLRLIISELRNQYVTLHDMIFKNIEKIKRPRNSNAETLY
- the PSME3 gene encoding proteasome activator complex subunit 3 isoform X2, which encodes MLNIQDLTQIHSEMNLPVPDPILLTNSHDGLDTPNLKKRKLEDGEDNCTGTKVFVMPNGMLKSNAPLVEIIEKVKPEIRLLIEKCNTVKMWVQLLIPRIEDGNNFGVSIQEETVTELRTVESEAASYLDQISRYYITRAKLVSKIAKYPHVEDYRRTVTEIDEKEYISLRLIISELRNQYVTLHDMIFKNIEKIKRPRNSNAETLY